From a region of the Terriglobales bacterium genome:
- a CDS encoding alpha-amylase family glycosyl hydrolase yields MGKKPWVRIELSGVVAGKFTLHGGNCFAEPKWCLAQLPVQMDVTGTEPRSCIYSESCLEERGGAIVYEQFGGLVDQTAKTVTFKLFVPDGERAPYQYEGGGLPRLTDVFVVGSFQKAGTREWDLSAPIRMVRSDYVDPASGLLKGWVYSFTSAPLSDGFYEYKYLLNFEDSRPRLITDPCARYGGSENQNSAFVLGGHVENVSPLATARLPYSDLIIYELMIDDFTAKIKGPNEAPLETIVRKLDGLVALGINAIEFMPWTAWTYADDPSKDFSWGYNPVQYFSVAHKYTLNPTTETDKLVYLKRLINQCHARNIHVIMDGVFNHADATPPDRGFPYYWLYQDPADSPYVGNFAQAAFFKDLDYANQCTLEYIRDACLYWIEKFQIDGIRFDNTLGFYKADDRGHGLPKLLGELRSYFSQKKIRNFAMILEHSWDYAAVDVVNKVGATSCWLDPFRSQSMDYLGNRPRGVPQVQPNIMRMLNSGRDFGADHVPTIYIENHDHLRFMLKAGGRAYWYLTQPYIIALFTCPGATLIYNGQEFGADNDMPESGDGRVVARPLDWNWLMQDAGPTVFARYQAMMAIRKQHPALRSGNFYPPDWDESVTQRDPNGFGIDRDRNIVVYHRWADAPGGQIERYYVALNFSQSDEPVSFAVPNSGQWKDLISGSVLNAVGGRISTTLGSNWGAIYYQKA; encoded by the coding sequence ATGGGTAAGAAACCATGGGTAAGAATCGAACTAAGCGGTGTGGTTGCAGGCAAATTCACTTTGCATGGCGGAAACTGCTTTGCTGAACCGAAATGGTGTTTAGCGCAGCTTCCAGTTCAAATGGACGTCACCGGCACGGAACCCAGATCGTGCATTTACTCTGAGTCGTGTCTCGAAGAGAGAGGCGGTGCGATTGTGTACGAGCAGTTTGGTGGTTTGGTAGATCAAACAGCAAAAACCGTAACGTTCAAGCTCTTCGTTCCGGATGGGGAACGAGCACCCTATCAGTACGAGGGTGGGGGGCTACCACGGCTAACGGATGTCTTTGTGGTCGGGAGCTTTCAGAAGGCAGGCACGCGAGAATGGGATTTGTCCGCTCCGATTCGCATGGTGAGAAGCGACTACGTGGATCCGGCGAGCGGTCTTCTTAAGGGATGGGTGTATTCCTTTACGAGTGCACCCCTTAGCGATGGCTTTTACGAATACAAATATCTCCTGAACTTCGAGGACAGCCGACCGCGCCTGATCACAGACCCGTGTGCCCGTTATGGCGGCTCTGAGAATCAGAACTCCGCTTTCGTACTGGGAGGCCATGTTGAGAATGTGAGTCCACTCGCCACTGCGCGTTTGCCATACAGCGATTTGATCATTTACGAGCTGATGATTGACGACTTCACAGCCAAAATAAAAGGGCCGAATGAGGCACCACTCGAAACAATCGTGCGGAAGCTCGACGGCCTCGTAGCCCTGGGCATCAATGCCATTGAATTCATGCCCTGGACAGCATGGACCTACGCAGACGATCCGAGCAAGGATTTCAGTTGGGGTTACAACCCTGTCCAGTACTTCTCGGTAGCCCATAAATACACGTTGAACCCCACCACGGAAACGGACAAGCTGGTCTATCTCAAGCGACTCATCAACCAATGCCATGCGCGCAACATCCACGTGATTATGGATGGTGTCTTTAACCATGCGGACGCGACGCCTCCCGATCGGGGCTTTCCATACTATTGGCTATACCAGGATCCGGCCGACTCTCCATATGTAGGTAACTTCGCGCAGGCGGCCTTCTTCAAAGATCTGGACTATGCAAACCAATGCACGCTCGAGTACATCCGAGATGCCTGCCTCTACTGGATTGAGAAGTTTCAGATCGATGGGATTCGCTTCGACAATACCCTTGGCTTCTACAAAGCCGACGACCGTGGCCATGGATTACCCAAACTTCTCGGCGAGCTACGCTCATACTTCTCCCAGAAGAAGATCAGGAACTTCGCGATGATTCTTGAACATAGCTGGGACTATGCTGCGGTCGACGTGGTAAACAAGGTCGGTGCTACGAGTTGTTGGCTGGATCCCTTTCGGAGCCAGAGCATGGACTATCTTGGAAATCGGCCGCGCGGCGTCCCGCAGGTGCAACCGAACATTATGCGGATGCTCAATTCGGGACGCGACTTCGGTGCCGATCACGTTCCCACCATCTACATTGAAAACCACGATCACCTGAGGTTCATGCTGAAAGCAGGAGGTCGTGCGTACTGGTATCTGACGCAGCCATACATCATTGCACTATTCACTTGCCCCGGCGCTACCCTGATCTATAACGGGCAGGAATTCGGGGCAGACAATGACATGCCGGAGTCAGGCGATGGCCGGGTGGTGGCGCGTCCCCTGGATTGGAATTGGTTGATGCAGGATGCGGGTCCCACGGTGTTCGCACGTTATCAAGCTATGATGGCGATTCGCAAGCAGCATCCCGCACTCCGGAGCGGCAATTTCTACCCACCGGACTGGGACGAGTCTGTTACCCAGCGCGACCCAAATGGCTTTGGAATTGATCGTGACCGCAACATCGTCGTCTATCATCGCTGGGCTGATGCTCCTGGCGGACAGATCGAAAGGTATTATGTCGCCTTGAACTTCTCGCAAAGTGATGAACCAGTCTCATTCGCGGTGCCAAATAGCGGTCAGTGGAAGGACCTCATCAGCGGTAGCGTACTCAACGCCGTAGGGGGGAGAATCTCAACGACGTTGGGGTCGAACTGGGGTGCGATCTACTACCAGAAAGCTTAG
- a CDS encoding cupin domain-containing protein, with the protein MKFTKAILALVFLMSGMLLPQEAKVTDLMSKDLPNLPGKEGLMITVDYPPGSADPIHRHNASAFVYVLEGTIVMQVRGGKEVTLKPGQTFYEGPDDVHIVGRNASKTKPAKFVVFLVKDKGAPVFVPTN; encoded by the coding sequence ATGAAGTTCACAAAAGCAATTCTGGCACTCGTATTTCTCATGTCCGGCATGCTGCTGCCACAGGAGGCGAAGGTAACTGACCTTATGTCGAAAGACCTGCCCAACCTGCCTGGCAAAGAAGGTCTGATGATCACCGTGGATTATCCGCCGGGCAGCGCGGATCCCATCCATCGCCACAATGCAAGTGCATTTGTTTATGTGCTGGAAGGTACGATCGTGATGCAGGTGAGAGGCGGAAAAGAAGTTACTTTGAAGCCTGGTCAGACCTTCTATGAAGGCCCCGATGATGTTCACATCGTTGGGCGAAACGCAAGCAAGACCAAACCGGCAAAATTCGTCGTGTTCCTGGTAAAGGACAAGGGCGCTCCGGTGTTTGTGCCCACCAACTAA
- a CDS encoding SDR family oxidoreductase, with translation MKIVVIGGTGLIGSKLVNKLREHGHEAVAAAPNTGVNTLTGEGLAEVLKGASVVVDVSNSPSWEDAAVMNFFQTSTKNLLSYGAAAGVLHHVALSVVGTDRLSESGYFRAKIAQEKLIRESSIPYTIVRATQFFEFLKGLADVSIVDGKVHLPPVLFQPMAADDVATAVARIAVGPPVKGMVEIGGPEQFHLDELVRRRLASLNDPREIIADPKALYSGAKISERTLVPGNDARLGETRFETWLAQSAASTHAA, from the coding sequence ATGAAAATCGTAGTGATCGGTGGTACCGGTCTCATTGGATCAAAGCTTGTCAACAAGTTGCGCGAGCATGGACATGAAGCCGTAGCCGCAGCACCCAACACAGGGGTCAACACCCTGACTGGCGAAGGACTGGCCGAAGTGCTGAAAGGCGCCTCGGTAGTTGTTGATGTATCCAATTCTCCTTCCTGGGAAGACGCAGCGGTGATGAATTTTTTTCAGACCTCAACGAAAAACCTCCTCAGCTATGGAGCAGCCGCAGGCGTACTGCACCACGTCGCGTTGTCGGTGGTGGGAACTGACCGGCTGTCGGAGAGTGGTTACTTCCGGGCCAAAATTGCTCAGGAGAAATTGATCAGAGAATCTTCAATCCCCTACACCATCGTGCGTGCGACGCAGTTCTTTGAGTTCCTCAAGGGCCTTGCCGACGTTTCTATTGTCGACGGCAAGGTGCATTTGCCACCCGTGCTTTTCCAGCCAATGGCTGCAGACGATGTCGCCACTGCCGTGGCAAGAATTGCAGTAGGCCCGCCGGTAAAAGGCATGGTCGAAATTGGAGGTCCAGAACAGTTTCACCTCGACGAACTGGTGCGGCGGCGTTTGGCATCACTCAACGATCCACGCGAAATTATCGCTGATCCAAAAGCGCTTTACTCTGGCGCGAAAATCAGCGAAAGAACACTAGTTCCGGGCAATGACGCACGACTCGGCGAGACGCGTTTCGAAACCTGGCTCGCTCAGTCGGCGGCAAGCACCCACGCCGCGTAA
- a CDS encoding RNA polymerase sigma-70 factor produces MATAGKPFPQAPPPIRDVETGEHDDGLSAFAPVRPRLFGIAYRMLGSAAEAEDVVQDAWMRWQSTNRNAIENPPAYLATITTRLCINLAQSAHSRRESYIGTWLPEPVDTSADPGIGAERGEALKLAILLLLEKLSPTERAAYVLREAFDYPYRQIADILQMEEANVRQLVSRARKHIEDGRRTSVSSNEQRRFLEAFIIAAQQGDMAALEGLFAEDVVSYSDGGGLVRAAGVPVTGRKRVATFIAGVSTWCWKGVTLDWVETNGQAAVLILRDGVPIGLTIDASAQGINEIMWFLRPSKLAAISKSGQEMSSADAPGPAAA; encoded by the coding sequence ATGGCAACGGCAGGAAAACCTTTCCCGCAAGCTCCTCCGCCCATTCGCGACGTAGAGACCGGCGAACACGACGATGGTCTTTCAGCTTTTGCCCCAGTGCGTCCGCGTCTGTTCGGCATCGCTTACCGCATGCTCGGAAGTGCGGCGGAAGCCGAGGATGTCGTGCAAGACGCATGGATGCGCTGGCAGTCCACAAATCGGAACGCGATAGAGAACCCTCCCGCATACCTGGCGACGATAACTACACGGCTGTGCATCAATCTGGCTCAGTCCGCCCACTCGCGCCGCGAAAGCTACATCGGAACTTGGCTTCCCGAACCGGTGGACACCAGCGCCGATCCCGGAATTGGCGCGGAGCGAGGTGAAGCATTGAAGCTTGCGATTCTGCTGCTCCTTGAAAAACTCTCTCCCACAGAACGCGCCGCATATGTTCTGCGCGAAGCATTCGATTACCCCTATCGCCAGATCGCGGACATCCTGCAAATGGAGGAAGCCAACGTCCGCCAACTCGTCTCCCGCGCCCGCAAACATATCGAAGATGGCCGGCGCACCTCCGTCAGTTCGAACGAGCAGCGGCGCTTTCTGGAGGCCTTTATCATTGCCGCGCAGCAGGGCGACATGGCCGCTCTGGAAGGCCTCTTCGCAGAGGATGTTGTTTCTTACTCTGATGGCGGGGGACTTGTGCGCGCTGCGGGAGTCCCAGTTACTGGTCGCAAACGTGTGGCCACCTTCATTGCCGGTGTCTCCACATGGTGCTGGAAGGGCGTGACGCTTGACTGGGTCGAGACAAATGGACAGGCGGCTGTTCTCATATTGCGCGATGGCGTTCCCATTGGGCTTACCATTGATGCCTCCGCGCAAGGCATCAATGAGATCATGTGGTTCCTGAGACCAAGCAAGCTCGCCGCGATCTCAAAGTCAGGCCAAGAAATGAGCAGCGCTGATGCGCCAGGACCGGCAGCTGCCTAG
- a CDS encoding HigA family addiction module antitoxin, with product MARRKARTIAAHPGEILRTEFMEPLGITAYQLAKALHFPGVYEIVREQRAISADVALRLGKYFDMTPQFWLNLQTDYDLRVAAASAPLGKIKPRSAA from the coding sequence ATGGCTCGACGGAAAGCGAGAACGATTGCCGCCCATCCTGGCGAAATCCTGCGCACGGAATTCATGGAGCCGCTGGGCATTACCGCCTACCAGCTCGCCAAGGCACTGCACTTCCCCGGTGTATACGAAATAGTCCGCGAACAGCGGGCTATCAGCGCCGACGTCGCCTTGCGGCTGGGAAAGTACTTTGACATGACACCGCAGTTCTGGTTGAACCTGCAAACGGATTACGATTTGCGGGTCGCCGCCGCGAGCGCGCCATTGGGCAAAATCAAGCCGCGCTCAGCCGCTTAA
- a CDS encoding type II toxin-antitoxin system RelE/ParE family toxin, protein MIKTFRDAETERLWKEERSRRIPASIHKTALKKLQMLNAAGALGDLLLPPGNRLERLKGDRQGQHSIRINDQYRVCFEWREGNAYEVEITDYH, encoded by the coding sequence GTGATCAAGACATTCCGGGATGCTGAAACCGAGCGGCTGTGGAAGGAAGAACGCAGCCGCCGCATCCCGGCGAGTATCCACAAGACAGCGCTGAAGAAATTGCAGATGCTGAACGCGGCGGGAGCGCTGGGAGACTTGCTGCTGCCTCCCGGCAACCGTCTGGAACGGCTGAAAGGCGACCGGCAGGGCCAGCACAGCATTCGCATCAACGATCAATATCGCGTCTGCTTCGAGTGGCGAGAGGGCAACGCTTACGAGGTCGAGATCACGGACTACCATTGA
- the hoxE gene encoding bidirectional hydrogenase complex protein HoxE, with product MTLHPASVSPPSDDKRWRIVEGTMRRHGHQSHALIEVLHTVQEAFGYLDDVALRFVAHSLRLPLSKVYGVATFYHFFTLKPKGAHTCVICTGTACYIKGSPALLSAVEQQVHIHPGETTADNQVSLLTARCLGSCGLAPAVVFDGEVAGKVMPEQLTQRVERWIHHDA from the coding sequence ATGACGCTTCATCCGGCCTCGGTCAGTCCGCCGTCCGACGACAAGCGGTGGCGCATCGTGGAAGGCACTATGCGCCGCCATGGCCACCAATCCCACGCCTTGATTGAGGTCCTGCATACCGTGCAGGAAGCATTTGGATATCTGGATGATGTGGCCCTCCGCTTTGTCGCGCACAGCCTGCGGCTGCCACTTAGCAAGGTTTATGGAGTCGCCACCTTCTACCACTTTTTCACGCTGAAGCCCAAGGGCGCGCACACCTGCGTCATCTGCACCGGTACTGCCTGCTACATCAAGGGTTCCCCAGCCCTGCTTAGTGCGGTGGAACAGCAGGTGCACATTCATCCCGGAGAAACTACCGCGGACAATCAGGTTTCCTTGCTCACTGCCCGCTGTCTGGGCTCCTGCGGCCTGGCGCCGGCGGTGGTGTTCGATGGGGAAGTTGCCGGCAAGGTCATGCCGGAGCAACTGACGCAACGCGTCGAAAGGTGGATCCACCATGACGCTTGA
- a CDS encoding NuoF family protein: MTLEELHEIARVEREKQEQLPQKIHVCTAAACLSQRSDQVKAGLEAQVRERGLERSCQVKGVGCMGLCAAGPLVAVEPGGSLYQGVRPPDSASDIAEIVAALASGSSVDRLRLPTDLPFFTAQRKIVLENSGRIDPERIEDYIAAGGYEALLTALTSMKPSEVIEQVVKSGLRGRGGAGYPTGLKWSTVAKARTQRTKYVICNADEGDPGAFMDRSVLESDPQRVLEGMAIGAYAVGADRGYIYVRAEYPLAIKRLKIAIRQAEQLGLLGSNICDTTFSFRIDLRLGAGAFVCGEETALISSVEGGRGQPRPRPPYPAQSGLWGCPTLINNVETFANIAPIINRGGEWYAKIGTEKSKGTKVFALAGRVKHTGLIEVPMGMPLREIIFQLGGGIPEGRRFKAAQTGGPSGGCVPEQYLDMPVDYESLASVGSIMGSGGLIVMDDSSCMVDVAKYFMDFCATESCGKCIPCRVGTTHMLNLLTRITTGQASEQDLELLKRLSDVVRNTSLCGLGQTAPNPVGSTLRYFADEYAAHLRDHRCPAGVCHPQPPTSQPAEAGHLQPAAKPAGVGI, encoded by the coding sequence ATGACGCTTGAAGAACTTCACGAGATCGCGCGCGTCGAACGCGAAAAGCAGGAACAACTGCCGCAGAAAATCCATGTGTGTACGGCGGCAGCCTGCCTGTCGCAGCGCAGCGATCAGGTCAAAGCCGGCCTGGAAGCACAGGTCAGGGAACGGGGACTCGAGAGGAGCTGCCAGGTGAAGGGCGTCGGCTGCATGGGACTGTGCGCCGCCGGTCCGCTGGTCGCGGTGGAACCAGGCGGATCGCTTTATCAAGGTGTACGGCCGCCGGACTCCGCTTCCGACATCGCCGAGATTGTCGCCGCCCTGGCCAGTGGCAGCTCCGTAGATCGTCTCCGTCTCCCGACCGATCTTCCTTTCTTCACCGCGCAACGCAAGATCGTGCTCGAAAACTCCGGGCGCATCGACCCGGAACGTATCGAAGACTACATCGCGGCCGGCGGCTATGAGGCCCTGCTTACCGCACTCACCTCGATGAAGCCCAGCGAAGTCATCGAGCAGGTAGTGAAGAGCGGCTTGCGTGGGCGCGGAGGCGCTGGTTACCCCACCGGATTGAAGTGGAGCACGGTAGCCAAGGCCCGCACACAGCGGACCAAGTATGTGATCTGCAATGCCGACGAAGGCGATCCCGGCGCATTCATGGACCGCAGCGTGCTCGAGAGCGATCCCCAGCGCGTGCTGGAAGGCATGGCCATCGGCGCGTACGCCGTGGGCGCCGATCGCGGCTACATCTACGTCCGTGCCGAATATCCGCTGGCCATCAAGCGCCTGAAGATCGCTATTCGCCAGGCCGAGCAACTGGGGCTGCTGGGCAGCAACATCTGCGATACCACTTTCAGCTTCCGCATCGACCTGCGGCTAGGGGCTGGAGCGTTTGTCTGCGGAGAGGAGACGGCGCTGATCTCCTCGGTGGAAGGCGGACGTGGCCAGCCCCGCCCTCGCCCTCCTTATCCCGCCCAGTCGGGCCTCTGGGGATGCCCAACTCTGATCAACAACGTGGAGACCTTCGCCAATATCGCTCCCATCATTAACCGCGGAGGCGAGTGGTACGCGAAGATCGGCACGGAGAAAAGCAAAGGCACCAAGGTATTCGCGCTGGCTGGCCGGGTGAAGCATACCGGATTGATCGAAGTTCCCATGGGCATGCCGTTGCGCGAGATCATCTTCCAGCTTGGGGGCGGCATTCCTGAGGGCCGCAGATTCAAGGCGGCGCAAACCGGCGGCCCTTCCGGCGGATGCGTTCCCGAGCAGTACCTGGACATGCCGGTGGATTACGAGTCGCTGGCCAGCGTGGGCTCGATCATGGGCTCGGGCGGCCTGATCGTCATGGACGACTCTTCCTGCATGGTGGATGTGGCCAAGTACTTCATGGATTTCTGCGCTACCGAGTCGTGCGGAAAATGCATCCCCTGCCGCGTCGGCACCACCCACATGCTCAATCTGCTCACCCGCATCACCACTGGCCAGGCCAGCGAGCAGGATCTGGAGTTGCTGAAGCGCCTCTCCGATGTCGTGCGCAATACCAGCCTCTGCGGCCTCGGTCAAACCGCTCCTAATCCGGTGGGCAGCACGCTGCGGTATTTCGCGGATGAATACGCCGCGCACCTCCGTGATCACCGCTGCCCGGCTGGGGTGTGTCATCCTCAACCGCCAACTTCTCAACCGGCGGAAGCAGGCCACCTCCAGCCTGCCGCCAAGCCTGCGGGGGTGGGTATATGA
- the hoxU gene encoding bidirectional hydrogenase complex protein HoxU, producing MSATRNAAPQIRTLTIDGREVGAGEDQTILEVARENGIEVPTLCHLDGLSDVGACRLCLVEVKGSNKLLPACVTRVQEGMEVTVHSERLRNYRLMILELLFSERNHICSVCVSNGHCELQDLAMKLGMTHVRVPYLNPRLAVDASSRRFVADHNRCILCTRCVRVCDEIEGAHTWDLTGRGIDCRVITDLNQPWGDSETCTGCGKCIHVCPTGALAEKGRSAGEMTKRQQFLPYLQLMREEWR from the coding sequence ATGAGCGCAACCAGAAACGCCGCTCCTCAGATCCGTACGCTCACCATCGACGGCAGGGAAGTGGGCGCCGGCGAAGACCAGACCATCCTCGAAGTAGCCCGCGAGAACGGCATCGAGGTTCCCACACTCTGTCATCTCGATGGCCTCTCTGACGTCGGCGCTTGCCGCCTCTGCCTGGTGGAAGTCAAAGGCAGCAACAAGCTCCTGCCGGCCTGCGTAACCCGCGTGCAGGAAGGCATGGAAGTCACGGTACATTCCGAGCGCCTGCGCAATTACCGGCTGATGATCCTGGAGTTGCTGTTCTCCGAACGCAACCACATCTGCTCGGTGTGCGTTTCCAATGGCCACTGCGAGCTGCAGGACTTAGCCATGAAGCTAGGGATGACCCACGTCCGCGTGCCCTATTTGAATCCGAGGCTTGCCGTGGATGCCTCCAGCCGCCGCTTCGTCGCTGATCACAACCGCTGCATCCTCTGCACTCGCTGTGTGCGCGTCTGCGATGAAATCGAAGGCGCGCACACTTGGGACCTGACCGGCCGCGGCATCGACTGTCGCGTCATTACCGATCTCAACCAGCCCTGGGGAGATTCGGAAACCTGCACCGGTTGCGGCAAATGCATTCACGTCTGCCCCACCGGAGCGCTGGCGGAGAAAGGACGCTCCGCCGGAGAGATGACCAAGCGTCAGCAATTCCTCCCCTATCTGCAGCTGATGCGGGAGGAATGGCGATGA
- a CDS encoding Ni/Fe hydrogenase subunit alpha yields MQTIVIDPVTRIEGHSKITIQLDEHGVVEDAHFHVTQFRGFEKLCEGRPFYEMPALMARICGICPVAHLIASAKACDAILAVRIPETAEKLRRIMNLAQVVQSHALSLFILSAPDFLLGMDSDPARRNLFGVAEHSPSVARDGIRLRKFGQEIIELLGGKRIHPAWVVPGGVSEPLSVERRDTILREIPEAREIILRSILWFKRQLENFREEIRTFANFPSLFMALAKEGGGLALYKGWLRIVNADGDIVADNLDAARYQEFLGEAVEPWSYLKSPYYKPLGYPHGMYRVGPLARLNMARHCGTPLADQELAEFRELERRFVLSSFYYHYARLIECLFSVERIEELLHDPEILGKHVRAYAGPNNYEGVGVAEAPRGTLIHHYKIDETGLVTWANLLIATAHNNLAMNRGVLQVARHYIKGRVVPEGMLNRVEAVIRCFDPCLSCSTHALGQMRLQIQLLDADGTVISEVMR; encoded by the coding sequence ATGCAAACCATAGTTATCGATCCCGTCACCCGCATCGAGGGCCACTCGAAAATAACCATCCAGCTGGATGAGCACGGAGTAGTGGAAGACGCCCACTTCCACGTCACCCAATTCCGTGGATTCGAGAAGCTGTGCGAGGGCCGGCCTTTCTACGAGATGCCTGCGCTGATGGCGCGCATTTGTGGCATCTGCCCGGTAGCGCATCTGATTGCCTCCGCCAAGGCGTGCGACGCCATTCTGGCGGTGCGCATCCCCGAGACCGCGGAGAAGCTGCGCCGCATCATGAACCTGGCGCAGGTCGTGCAATCGCATGCTCTCAGCCTTTTCATTCTTTCTGCTCCCGATTTCCTGCTGGGCATGGACTCCGATCCCGCGCGGCGCAACCTCTTTGGCGTGGCGGAGCACAGTCCCTCCGTGGCCCGTGACGGGATTCGCCTGCGCAAGTTCGGGCAGGAGATCATCGAGTTGCTGGGAGGTAAGCGCATTCATCCCGCCTGGGTGGTGCCCGGTGGAGTCAGTGAGCCGCTAAGCGTGGAGCGGCGCGACACCATTCTGCGCGAGATACCCGAGGCCCGCGAGATCATCCTGCGCAGCATTCTGTGGTTCAAGCGCCAGCTGGAAAATTTTCGCGAGGAGATTCGCACCTTCGCCAACTTTCCTTCGCTGTTCATGGCACTGGCCAAGGAAGGCGGCGGCCTGGCCCTGTACAAAGGCTGGCTGCGGATCGTGAACGCCGACGGCGACATCGTCGCCGATAACCTCGATGCTGCCCGCTACCAGGAATTTCTCGGTGAAGCCGTGGAACCCTGGTCCTATCTCAAGTCACCTTATTACAAGCCGCTGGGCTATCCCCATGGCATGTACCGCGTGGGCCCGCTGGCCCGGCTGAATATGGCCAGGCATTGCGGCACTCCCCTGGCCGATCAGGAACTGGCCGAATTCCGCGAACTGGAGCGGCGTTTCGTGCTCAGCTCCTTCTACTACCATTACGCGCGCCTGATCGAATGCCTGTTTTCAGTGGAGCGCATCGAGGAGCTGCTGCACGATCCCGAGATTCTGGGCAAGCACGTCCGCGCCTACGCCGGCCCCAACAATTACGAGGGGGTAGGCGTGGCCGAGGCTCCCCGCGGCACCCTGATTCATCATTACAAGATCGACGAAACCGGACTGGTCACCTGGGCCAACCTGTTGATCGCCACCGCCCACAACAACCTTGCCATGAATCGCGGCGTCCTGCAGGTGGCGCGCCACTACATCAAGGGACGAGTGGTCCCCGAAGGCATGCTCAATCGCGTAGAAGCCGTAATCCGCTGCTTCGATCCCTGCCTGAGCTGTTCCACCCACGCCCTGGGACAAATGCGGTTACAGATTCAACTGCTGGATGCCGATGGAACCGTTATCTCGGAGGTGATGCGCTGA
- a CDS encoding hydrogenase maturation protease has product MARVLIIAFGNPLRCDDGVGWIAADQLRDQIEDSEIEILTCHQLQPELADRIAEAQRVIFIDASVGDPPGMLEVQNVASVPYSPGSFSHQLDPARLLACSWELYRHSPEAFVITVTGENFGYGTHLTSTVAALVPSLVAGVKSLINTPEPQPAVYSYLP; this is encoded by the coding sequence ATGGCGCGGGTCCTGATCATTGCCTTTGGCAATCCGCTTCGTTGCGATGATGGCGTGGGCTGGATCGCCGCCGATCAATTGCGCGACCAGATTGAAGATTCCGAAATCGAAATTCTCACCTGCCACCAGCTTCAGCCCGAACTGGCCGACCGCATCGCCGAAGCTCAGCGCGTGATCTTCATCGATGCCAGTGTCGGAGACCCCCCAGGCATGCTCGAGGTGCAGAACGTCGCCTCCGTTCCGTACTCCCCGGGCAGCTTCTCGCACCAGCTCGATCCTGCGCGTTTGCTGGCCTGCTCGTGGGAACTCTACCGCCACTCTCCCGAAGCGTTCGTGATAACCGTAACCGGTGAAAACTTCGGCTACGGCACCCACCTGACTTCCACCGTCGCGGCGCTCGTGCCTTCACTGGTTGCCGGAGTGAAATCGCTGATCAACACTCCCGAGCCGCAACCTGCTGTATATTCCTACTTGCCATAG